A region of Geobacillus sp. 46C-IIa DNA encodes the following proteins:
- a CDS encoding adenine phosphoribosyltransferase, with translation MDLKQYITIVPDFPKPGIMFKDITTLMDNGKAYKYATDQIVQYAREKQIDIVVGPEARGFIIGCPVAYALGVGFAPVRKEGKLPREVVRVEYGLEYGTDVLTMHKDAIKPGQRVLITDDLLATGGTMRATIDLVEQLGGVVAGLAFLIELTELGGRKKLEGYDILALMQF, from the coding sequence ATGGATTTGAAACAATATATTACGATTGTGCCTGATTTTCCGAAACCGGGGATCATGTTTAAAGACATTACGACGCTGATGGATAACGGAAAAGCGTACAAATACGCGACCGACCAAATTGTTCAGTATGCGCGCGAAAAGCAAATTGACATCGTTGTCGGCCCGGAAGCGCGCGGCTTTATTATCGGCTGTCCGGTTGCCTATGCGCTCGGCGTCGGTTTTGCCCCGGTGCGCAAAGAAGGAAAATTGCCGCGTGAAGTCGTTCGCGTTGAATACGGATTGGAGTATGGGACGGATGTGCTGACGATGCACAAAGATGCCATTAAACCGGGGCAGCGCGTCTTAATTACCGACGATTTGTTAGCGACGGGCGGCACGATGCGGGCGACGATCGATTTGGTCGAGCAATTGGGCGGAGTGGTGGCCGGCTTGGCGTTTTTAATCGAACTGACCGAGCTTGGCGGGCGCAAAAAATTGGAAGGGTACGATATTTTGGCGCTCATGCAGTTTTAA
- the recJ gene encoding single-stranded-DNA-specific exonuclease RecJ, which yields MLKAKTRWEVDRPDEQTVKRLAEEAGIAPLMARLLVRRGVRTAAEAAAFLDPLGQPFHDPFLLDGMERAIQRLERAIDAGELVLVYGDYDADGVCSTSVMVSALKEAGASVEFYIPNRFTEGYGPNVAAFRAAKERGVSVIVTVDNGIAAVNEIAAANEWGLDVIVTDHHEPGPVLPEAYAIIHPKKPGSTYPFRDLAGVGVAFKVAHALLGRVPRHLLDLVAIGTIADLVPLVGENRLLAAQGLEALRKTDRAGLRALWRQCRIDAASVNEQTVGFAIAPRLNAAGRLGGADPAVALLMTDDEDEAVRLAQEMDELNRERQQLVAQMAEEAAEMVRRQFPPEEHRVLVVAGEGWNPGVVGIVASKLVEQFYRPAVVLSVDREKGIAKGSARSIHGFDLFSSLSQCRDILPHFGGHPMAAGMTLALDDVEELRGRLNAIAGRTLSDDDFTPPTFIDAACSVAELTLSAARSFERLAPFGVGNPRPFLLIEEAAVETMRRVGANGAHMKAVFSQDGATVDAIGFGLGPLCEEIAPGARVSAVGELSVNEWNGLAKPQLALCDVAVSGCQLFDARGCRDVRPLLERLPKEKRLLVLFRRETENRLDLAAFRDELHYVPSDEEAGALVIDGRYVVLLDLPPKLGRLAALLGNGQPERIYAVFAQPEAQFFRTFPTRDHFKWFYAFLHKYRSFPLTERGGQLARARGWTEETVHFMAKVFLELEFIREQNGVISLVRTPAKRDLHESPTYRRRRDELEVEHQLLYSTYEQLKRCLTEMTRSQTYEEANV from the coding sequence ATGTTAAAAGCGAAAACGCGTTGGGAAGTTGATCGCCCGGACGAACAGACGGTGAAGCGGCTGGCCGAAGAAGCCGGCATCGCGCCGTTGATGGCAAGGCTTCTTGTTCGCCGCGGCGTGCGGACGGCGGCGGAAGCGGCCGCGTTTCTCGATCCGCTCGGACAGCCGTTTCACGACCCGTTTTTGCTCGACGGGATGGAGCGGGCGATCCAGCGCTTAGAGCGGGCCATTGACGCCGGCGAACTTGTGCTTGTCTATGGCGACTATGATGCCGATGGCGTCTGCAGTACGTCGGTGATGGTGAGCGCTCTGAAAGAGGCGGGGGCGTCGGTTGAGTTCTACATTCCCAACCGCTTTACGGAAGGATACGGTCCGAATGTGGCGGCATTTCGCGCCGCGAAAGAGCGGGGCGTTTCCGTTATTGTGACCGTCGACAACGGGATTGCCGCGGTCAATGAAATCGCTGCCGCTAACGAGTGGGGACTTGATGTCATTGTGACCGACCACCATGAACCCGGTCCGGTGTTACCGGAGGCGTACGCGATCATTCATCCAAAAAAGCCGGGAAGTACATATCCGTTTCGCGATTTAGCCGGCGTCGGCGTCGCATTTAAGGTGGCCCACGCATTGCTTGGGCGGGTGCCGCGCCATTTGCTTGATTTGGTAGCGATCGGGACGATCGCCGACTTAGTGCCGCTCGTTGGAGAAAACCGCCTCCTTGCCGCGCAAGGGCTTGAGGCGCTGCGCAAAACGGATCGCGCCGGGTTGCGCGCCCTTTGGCGGCAATGCCGCATTGATGCGGCGTCAGTCAACGAGCAGACGGTCGGTTTTGCCATCGCGCCGCGGCTGAATGCGGCCGGCCGCCTCGGCGGCGCCGATCCGGCTGTGGCGCTGCTAATGACAGACGATGAGGACGAAGCGGTTCGCTTGGCCCAAGAGATGGACGAGCTAAACCGTGAACGCCAGCAGCTTGTGGCGCAAATGGCTGAAGAAGCGGCGGAGATGGTGCGGCGCCAGTTTCCGCCCGAAGAGCATCGCGTCCTCGTTGTCGCCGGTGAAGGATGGAATCCGGGGGTTGTCGGCATCGTTGCCTCGAAGCTTGTTGAGCAGTTTTACCGTCCGGCAGTCGTGCTTTCGGTCGATCGGGAAAAAGGGATCGCCAAAGGCTCGGCTCGCAGCATCCACGGCTTTGACCTTTTTTCCAGTCTGTCCCAATGTCGTGACATTTTGCCGCATTTTGGTGGCCATCCGATGGCGGCGGGAATGACCTTAGCGCTGGATGATGTGGAGGAATTGCGGGGGCGGTTGAACGCCATCGCCGGCAGGACGTTGTCAGACGACGATTTTACGCCGCCGACGTTCATCGATGCTGCCTGCTCTGTTGCCGAGCTGACGCTGTCAGCCGCACGAAGCTTTGAGCGGCTCGCCCCGTTTGGCGTCGGCAATCCGCGGCCTTTTCTGCTCATCGAGGAGGCGGCGGTTGAAACGATGCGTCGCGTCGGGGCGAACGGCGCCCATATGAAAGCCGTCTTTTCCCAAGACGGTGCAACGGTTGATGCCATTGGCTTTGGCCTCGGACCGCTCTGCGAGGAAATCGCTCCAGGGGCGCGTGTTTCGGCTGTCGGAGAACTTTCGGTGAACGAATGGAACGGGCTGGCGAAGCCGCAGCTGGCATTGTGCGATGTAGCGGTGAGCGGCTGCCAGCTGTTTGATGCCCGCGGCTGCCGCGACGTCCGCCCGCTTCTTGAGCGGCTGCCGAAAGAGAAGCGGCTGCTCGTCTTGTTTCGCCGCGAAACCGAAAATCGCTTAGATTTGGCGGCATTTCGCGACGAACTTCATTATGTGCCAAGTGATGAAGAGGCGGGCGCCTTAGTGATTGACGGCCGCTATGTCGTGCTGCTTGACTTGCCGCCAAAGCTCGGCCGGCTCGCCGCCCTGCTCGGCAACGGGCAGCCGGAGCGCATTTACGCGGTGTTCGCACAGCCGGAAGCGCAGTTTTTCCGGACGTTTCCGACGCGCGACCATTTTAAATGGTTTTATGCTTTTTTGCATAAATACCGTTCGTTTCCGCTCACCGAGCGGGGCGGGCAATTGGCGCGCGCCCGCGGCTGGACGGAAGAGACGGTTCATTTCATGGCGAAAGTGTTTTTAGAGCTTGAGTTTATTCGCGAACAAAACGGCGTCATCTCACTCGTCCGTACACCGGCGAAGCGCGATTTGCATGAGTCGCCGACATACCGACGCCGACGGGATGAACTTGAGGTGGAACACCAGTTATTATATTCCACTTACGAGCAGTTGAAACGCTGTTTAACAGAAATGACACGTTCGCAAACGTACGAGGAGGCAAACGTATAA
- a CDS encoding bifunctional (p)ppGpp synthetase/guanosine-3',5'-bis(diphosphate) 3'-pyrophosphohydrolase: MANEQVLTAEQVFEQAGCYLSEQDVAFLKKAYEFAKHAHRDQFRKSGEPYIIHPIQVAGILADLKMDATTIAAGFLHDVVEDTEATKEDLEREFGADVAMLVDGVTKLGKIKYKSQEEQQAENHRKMFLAMAQDIRVILIKLADRLHNMRTLKHLPAEKQRRIANETLEIFAPLAHRLGISKIKWELEDTALRYLNPQQYYRIVNLMKKKRAEREQYLEEVIQEVRERLNEVHIPCEISGRPKHIYSIYRKMVMQNKQFNEIYDLLAVRIIVNSIKDCYAVLGIIHTCWKPMPGRFKDYIAMPKPNMYQSLHTTVIGPKGEPLEVQIRTFEMHQIAEFGIAAHWAYKEGKTVKPNSFEEKLSWFREILEWQNDASNAEEFMESLKMDLFSDMVFVFTPKGDVIELPAGSVPIDFAYRIHSEIGNKTIGAKVNGKMVPLDYKLQTGDIVEILTSKHSYGPSQDWLKLAKTSQARNKIRQFFKKQRREENIEKGKEMVEKEVRGLGFEPKEVMTADNVKRVAEKFNFSNEDDMYAAVGYHGITAMQIAHRLTEKWRKQRDLEEQQRKLAEAVSEAKLPAGKKRDCGIRVQGIDNLLIRLSRCCNPVPGDEIIGFITRGRGISVHRADCPNVQAGEAADRLIPVEWESGTNGEREYNVDIEITGFDRRGLLNEVLQAVNETRTDISAVSGRSDHRHKIATIHMTIAIHNISHLQKVVERIKQIPDIYSVQRLMNN; encoded by the coding sequence ATGGCCAATGAACAAGTGCTGACAGCGGAGCAAGTGTTTGAACAGGCGGGCTGTTATTTGTCGGAACAAGATGTCGCTTTTTTAAAAAAGGCGTATGAATTTGCGAAACACGCCCACCGCGATCAATTTCGGAAGTCGGGCGAACCATATATCATCCATCCGATTCAAGTCGCCGGTATTTTGGCTGACTTGAAAATGGATGCGACGACGATCGCCGCCGGGTTTTTGCATGATGTCGTCGAAGACACCGAGGCGACCAAAGAGGACCTTGAGAGAGAGTTCGGTGCGGACGTGGCGATGCTCGTTGACGGCGTGACGAAGCTTGGCAAAATTAAATATAAGTCGCAAGAGGAACAACAGGCGGAAAACCACCGGAAAATGTTTTTGGCCATGGCGCAAGATATTCGCGTCATTTTAATCAAGTTGGCCGACCGCTTGCATAACATGCGGACGTTAAAACACTTGCCGGCGGAAAAGCAGCGGCGCATCGCCAATGAGACGCTCGAAATTTTCGCCCCGCTCGCTCATCGGCTCGGCATTTCGAAAATTAAATGGGAGCTTGAGGATACCGCACTTCGTTATTTAAATCCGCAACAATATTACCGCATCGTCAACTTGATGAAGAAAAAGCGGGCCGAACGCGAGCAATATTTGGAAGAGGTCATTCAGGAAGTACGTGAACGGCTCAATGAAGTGCACATTCCGTGCGAAATTTCCGGACGTCCGAAACACATTTACAGCATTTACCGGAAAATGGTTATGCAAAACAAACAGTTTAATGAGATTTACGATTTGCTCGCCGTCCGCATTATCGTCAACAGCATCAAAGACTGCTATGCGGTGCTCGGTATCATCCATACGTGCTGGAAGCCGATGCCAGGCCGGTTCAAAGACTACATCGCCATGCCGAAGCCGAACATGTACCAGTCGCTCCATACGACGGTCATCGGTCCAAAAGGCGAGCCGCTTGAGGTGCAAATCCGCACGTTTGAGATGCATCAGATCGCCGAGTTTGGGATCGCTGCCCATTGGGCGTACAAAGAAGGAAAAACGGTGAAACCGAACTCGTTTGAAGAAAAGCTGTCGTGGTTTCGGGAAATTTTAGAATGGCAAAACGACGCCAGCAATGCCGAAGAGTTTATGGAGTCGCTGAAGATGGATTTGTTTTCCGACATGGTGTTCGTCTTCACGCCAAAGGGCGACGTCATCGAGCTGCCGGCCGGGTCGGTGCCGATCGATTTCGCCTACCGCATCCATTCGGAAATCGGCAATAAAACGATCGGCGCGAAAGTGAACGGCAAAATGGTGCCGCTTGATTATAAGCTGCAAACCGGCGACATCGTCGAAATTTTAACGTCGAAACATTCGTACGGACCGAGCCAGGACTGGCTGAAATTGGCGAAAACGTCGCAGGCCCGCAACAAAATCCGCCAGTTTTTCAAAAAACAGCGACGCGAGGAAAACATTGAAAAAGGGAAAGAGATGGTCGAAAAAGAGGTGCGGGGTCTCGGTTTCGAGCCGAAAGAAGTGATGACGGCCGACAATGTAAAACGCGTTGCGGAAAAGTTCAATTTCTCGAACGAAGACGATATGTACGCGGCCGTCGGCTACCACGGGATTACGGCGATGCAAATCGCTCACCGGCTGACGGAAAAATGGCGCAAACAGCGCGACCTCGAAGAACAGCAGCGCAAGCTGGCCGAAGCGGTCTCAGAAGCGAAGCTGCCGGCCGGCAAAAAACGCGACTGCGGCATTCGCGTCCAAGGGATCGACAACTTGCTCATTCGCTTGTCGCGCTGCTGTAACCCGGTGCCGGGCGATGAAATTATCGGCTTTATCACCCGCGGGCGCGGCATTTCCGTCCACCGCGCCGACTGTCCGAACGTGCAGGCGGGAGAGGCGGCTGACCGGTTGATCCCTGTCGAATGGGAAAGCGGCACGAACGGCGAGCGCGAGTATAACGTCGACATTGAAATTACCGGCTTTGACCGCCGCGGCTTGCTCAATGAAGTGCTGCAGGCGGTGAACGAGACGCGCACCGACATTTCCGCCGTCTCGGGCCGCTCGGATCACCGGCATAAAATCGCGACGATCCATATGACGATCGCCATTCATAACATCAGCCATTTGCAAAAAGTAGTGGAGCGAATTAAACAAATTCCTGACATTTATTCAGTTCAGCGCCTGATGAACAACTAG
- the secDF gene encoding protein translocase subunit SecDF, with protein sequence MVKRGRIVAFFLLLLLFAGVIGPTIQGIVHNIKLGLDLQGGFEVLYEVKPAKKGDKIDQETLQSTVSALNKRINVLGVSEPRVDIEGGNRIRVQLAGVRDQNEAREILATQAKLTFRDVNDNVLMDGSDLVQGGAKLSFDENGRPSVAIKLKDADKFRQVTEKVYNMGPPNNILVIWLDFEEGVDSYRKEAGKANPKFISAASVNQVFNQTDVSIVGNFTVKEAQQLADLLNAGALPVQLHEIYSTSVGAQFGQNALQKTVLAGIIGIAAIFLFMIWFYRLPGVIAVITLSMYIYLILLLFDWMNGVLTLPGIAALILGVGMAVDANIITYERIKEELKLGKSVLSAFRAGNRGSFATIFDANITTIIAGAVLFIYGTSSVKGFATMLIISIVASFVTAVYGTRLLLGLLVSSRWLDKKPGYFGVKKSEILNIAETTDETEVPTKFDRWDFVKHSKKFFLFSGALTIAGVISLVAMGLNLGIDFTSGTRVEVTSNRPIDANELGSYFKRLGHEPEEVVLSGTDGKTGVVRLIGVLDKQEIAKLKGELKQTYGFEPNVSTVSPIVGKQLARNALIAVLISSIGIILYVTIRFEWRMALAAIIALLHDAFFIITVFSLTRLEVDLTFIAAVLTIIGYSINDTIVTFDRIRDLMKKRKVKTVDDLKHIVNRALQQTFTRSINTVLTVLITVIALLLFGSEAIRNFNLALLVGLVCGVYSSLFIAAQLWVVWKGNALKKGKGAKKAAPEAEPHL encoded by the coding sequence ATGGTAAAACGAGGCCGCATCGTCGCGTTTTTTCTGCTCCTGCTCCTATTTGCCGGAGTGATCGGACCGACGATTCAAGGAATTGTACATAATATCAAGCTAGGCCTTGATTTGCAAGGCGGGTTTGAAGTGCTGTATGAGGTGAAGCCGGCGAAAAAAGGCGATAAAATCGACCAAGAAACACTCCAAAGCACGGTCAGCGCCTTAAACAAGCGGATTAACGTCCTCGGCGTCAGCGAGCCGCGCGTTGACATCGAAGGCGGAAACCGCATCCGCGTTCAGCTCGCCGGGGTGAGAGACCAAAACGAGGCGCGCGAAATTTTGGCGACTCAAGCCAAGCTGACGTTTCGCGACGTGAATGACAATGTACTCATGGACGGGAGCGACCTCGTCCAAGGCGGGGCGAAGCTGTCGTTTGATGAAAACGGCCGGCCGAGCGTCGCGATTAAGCTGAAAGACGCCGATAAGTTTCGCCAGGTGACGGAAAAAGTGTACAATATGGGGCCGCCGAACAATATTTTAGTCATTTGGCTTGACTTTGAAGAAGGGGTTGACTCGTACCGGAAAGAAGCAGGCAAGGCGAATCCGAAATTTATTTCCGCCGCCTCAGTCAACCAAGTATTCAACCAGACGGACGTGTCGATTGTCGGCAATTTTACCGTGAAAGAAGCGCAGCAGCTCGCCGACTTGCTCAACGCTGGCGCGCTTCCCGTCCAATTGCATGAAATTTACTCGACGTCCGTCGGCGCCCAATTTGGGCAAAACGCCTTGCAAAAAACGGTATTGGCCGGCATCATCGGCATCGCTGCCATCTTCTTGTTTATGATTTGGTTTTACCGGCTGCCCGGCGTGATTGCCGTCATTACGCTATCGATGTACATTTATTTGATTTTGCTCTTGTTTGACTGGATGAACGGCGTTTTGACGCTGCCGGGCATCGCCGCCCTTATTTTAGGGGTTGGGATGGCGGTCGACGCCAACATTATTACGTATGAGCGGATCAAGGAAGAGCTGAAGCTTGGCAAATCGGTGCTGTCGGCGTTTCGCGCCGGCAACCGCGGTTCGTTTGCGACGATTTTTGATGCCAACATTACGACGATCATCGCCGGCGCCGTCTTGTTCATTTACGGGACAAGCTCGGTCAAAGGGTTTGCGACGATGCTCATCATCAGCATTGTCGCCAGCTTTGTCACCGCCGTCTACGGCACGCGCCTGCTGCTCGGGCTGCTCGTCTCAAGCCGCTGGCTTGATAAAAAACCGGGGTATTTTGGCGTGAAAAAATCGGAAATCTTAAACATCGCCGAAACGACCGACGAGACGGAAGTGCCGACAAAGTTTGACCGCTGGGATTTTGTCAAGCATAGCAAAAAATTTTTCCTTTTCTCTGGCGCCTTGACGATTGCCGGGGTCATTTCGCTTGTTGCCATGGGGCTCAACCTCGGCATTGACTTCACGAGCGGGACGCGCGTTGAAGTGACGAGCAACCGCCCGATCGATGCCAATGAACTGGGCAGTTATTTTAAACGGCTTGGCCACGAGCCGGAGGAGGTTGTTTTATCCGGCACGGATGGAAAGACGGGGGTTGTCCGTTTAATCGGCGTGCTCGATAAACAAGAAATCGCCAAGTTAAAAGGCGAGTTGAAACAGACGTACGGGTTTGAGCCAAACGTGAGCACCGTCTCGCCAATCGTCGGCAAGCAGCTTGCCCGCAACGCGCTCATCGCCGTGCTCATTTCGTCGATTGGAATTATTCTTTATGTGACGATCCGCTTTGAATGGCGGATGGCGTTGGCTGCCATCATCGCTTTATTGCACGATGCGTTTTTTATCATTACCGTGTTTAGCTTGACGCGGCTTGAGGTCGATTTGACGTTTATCGCCGCCGTGCTGACGATCATCGGTTACTCGATCAATGATACGATTGTCACGTTTGACCGTATTCGCGATCTCATGAAGAAGCGGAAAGTGAAAACGGTCGACGATCTGAAACATATTGTCAACCGGGCGTTGCAACAAACGTTCACACGCTCGATCAACACGGTGTTGACGGTTTTGATTACGGTCATTGCCTTGCTTTTGTTTGGCAGCGAGGCGATTCGCAACTTCAACCTCGCCTTGCTCGTCGGCCTTGTGTGCGGCGTCTATTCTTCGCTTTTCATCGCTGCACAGCTGTGGGTCGTTTGGAAAGGAAATGCGCTCAAAAAAGGCAAAGGGGCGAAAAAAGCCGCGCCGGAAGCCGAACCGCATCTGTAA
- a CDS encoding cation diffusion facilitator family transporter, giving the protein MENEQRFRQAKTAALVGIVGNMALAAIKAVVGMWSQSQALIADAAHSASDVAGSFAVWIGLRAAARPPDEDHPYGHGKAESIAAIIVAVLLFLVGLEIGRSAFMSFFAPLSPPGMAAVYVLLASIVVKEAMFRYKYRLGQKLNSDALIVNAYEHRSDVFSSLAALIGVGAAILGGKWEIGWLVYADPFAGLFVAILVLKMAWELGRKSIHTAIDHVLHEEETGYLREAVLSVPDVRQINELYAREHGHYVIVDLKIAVDPLLTVEEGHRIGKKVKEKLLTLPRVRNVMVHINPYDPEKKT; this is encoded by the coding sequence ATGGAAAACGAACAGCGATTCAGGCAGGCGAAAACAGCAGCGCTCGTCGGCATTGTCGGCAACATGGCGCTTGCCGCCATCAAAGCGGTCGTTGGGATGTGGAGCCAAAGCCAAGCGCTGATCGCTGATGCTGCCCATTCGGCGTCCGATGTCGCCGGATCGTTCGCCGTTTGGATCGGGCTGCGGGCCGCGGCGCGCCCTCCGGATGAAGACCATCCGTACGGGCACGGAAAAGCGGAATCAATCGCTGCCATTATTGTAGCGGTCCTTTTGTTTCTTGTCGGGCTCGAGATCGGACGATCGGCGTTCATGTCGTTTTTCGCCCCGCTGTCGCCGCCGGGGATGGCAGCCGTTTATGTCCTGTTGGCATCGATCGTTGTCAAAGAAGCGATGTTTCGCTATAAATACCGACTCGGGCAAAAGCTGAATAGCGATGCTTTGATCGTCAACGCCTACGAACATCGCTCTGACGTCTTTTCCTCCCTCGCCGCACTCATTGGCGTCGGTGCTGCTATTCTTGGCGGAAAGTGGGAAATCGGCTGGCTCGTGTATGCCGACCCGTTCGCTGGGCTGTTTGTCGCCATCCTTGTTTTAAAAATGGCGTGGGAGCTTGGCCGGAAGTCGATCCATACGGCGATCGACCACGTGCTCCATGAAGAGGAGACCGGCTATTTGCGGGAGGCGGTGCTGTCGGTTCCGGATGTGCGGCAAATTAACGAACTATACGCGCGCGAGCACGGTCATTACGTGATCGTCGATTTGAAGATCGCCGTTGATCCGCTGCTGACGGTCGAAGAAGGGCACCGGATCGGCAAAAAAGTGAAGGAAAAGCTGCTGACGCTTCCGCGCGTCCGCAACGTGATGGTGCATATCAATCCGTATGATCCGGAAAAAAAGACGTAA
- the ahpF gene encoding alkyl hydroperoxide reductase subunit F has protein sequence MLDADIKAQLAQYLQLLENDIVLTVSAGDDNVSRDMLALVDELTAMSPKIKVEKAKLERTPSFSINRVGENTGVTFAGVPLGHEFTSLVLALLQVSGRPPKVSEDVVRRIQQIRGKHHFETYVSLTCHNCPDVVQALNIMSVLNPDISHTMIDGAAFKDEVEQKGIMAVPTVFLNGEMFASGRMSIEDILAKLGSEPDAASFADKEPFDVLVIGGGPAGATAAIYAARKGIRTGIVAERFGGQILDTLGIENFISVKYTEGPKLAASIEEHVKQYDVDIMIQRAKRLEKKDLIEVELENGAVLKSKTVILSTGARWRNLGVPGEEEFKNKGVAYCPHCDGPLFEGKHVAVIGGGNSGVEAAIDLAGIAKHVTVLEFAPELKADAVLQDRLYSLPNATVIKNAQTKEITGTDKVNGITYIDRETGEEHHIELQGVFVQIGLVPNTEWLEGTVERNRIGEIIVDKRGATNVEGVFAAGDCTDSAYKQIIISMGSGATAALSAFDYLIRH, from the coding sequence ATGCTTGATGCTGACATCAAGGCACAACTCGCTCAGTACTTGCAATTGCTTGAAAATGACATTGTTTTGACGGTAAGCGCGGGAGACGACAACGTTTCCCGCGATATGCTTGCTTTAGTCGATGAGTTGACGGCCATGTCGCCGAAAATCAAAGTGGAAAAAGCAAAGCTTGAACGCACGCCGAGCTTCAGCATCAACCGGGTCGGCGAAAACACCGGCGTCACCTTTGCCGGCGTCCCGCTAGGCCATGAGTTTACGTCTTTGGTGCTTGCCCTGCTTCAAGTGAGCGGTCGGCCGCCAAAAGTGAGCGAGGATGTGGTGCGCCGCATTCAACAAATCCGGGGCAAACATCATTTTGAAACGTACGTGAGCTTAACGTGCCATAACTGTCCGGATGTCGTTCAAGCGCTCAACATCATGAGCGTGCTGAACCCCGATATTTCGCATACGATGATCGACGGGGCGGCGTTTAAGGACGAAGTGGAACAAAAAGGCATCATGGCAGTGCCGACCGTCTTTTTAAACGGTGAGATGTTCGCCAGCGGCCGCATGTCGATTGAAGACATTCTCGCGAAATTAGGAAGCGAGCCGGATGCTGCTTCGTTTGCCGATAAAGAGCCGTTTGACGTGCTTGTCATCGGCGGCGGGCCAGCGGGGGCGACAGCTGCCATTTATGCGGCGCGTAAAGGCATTCGCACCGGCATTGTCGCCGAGCGCTTCGGCGGACAAATTTTAGATACGCTCGGCATTGAAAACTTCATCAGCGTCAAATATACGGAAGGACCGAAGCTGGCGGCCAGCATAGAGGAGCATGTCAAACAATACGATGTCGACATCATGATCCAGCGCGCCAAACGGCTTGAGAAAAAAGACTTGATTGAAGTTGAGCTGGAAAACGGCGCCGTCTTAAAAAGCAAAACGGTCATCCTTTCCACCGGCGCCCGCTGGCGAAATCTCGGCGTGCCGGGCGAGGAAGAGTTCAAAAACAAAGGCGTCGCCTACTGCCCGCATTGTGACGGTCCGCTGTTTGAAGGCAAGCACGTGGCGGTCATCGGCGGCGGCAACTCCGGCGTGGAAGCGGCGATTGACCTTGCTGGCATCGCCAAGCATGTGACCGTGCTTGAGTTTGCCCCTGAATTAAAAGCGGATGCTGTTTTGCAGGACCGGCTGTACAGCTTGCCGAACGCGACGGTCATCAAAAACGCGCAAACGAAAGAAATTACTGGTACAGACAAAGTGAATGGCATTACGTATATAGATCGGGAGACAGGGGAAGAGCACCATATCGAGCTGCAAGGCGTATTCGTCCAAATCGGCCTTGTGCCGAATACAGAGTGGCTCGAAGGAACGGTGGAACGGAACCGCATCGGCGAAATCATCGTCGATAAACGCGGAGCGACCAATGTCGAAGGTGTCTTTGCTGCGGGCGACTGCACGGACAGCGCCTATAAGCAAATCATTATTTCGATGGGTTCGGGCGCTACCGCGGCATTGAGCGCGTTTGATTACTTAATTCGCCATTAA
- the dtd gene encoding D-aminoacyl-tRNA deacylase, which translates to MRAVIQRAKQASVTVSGEVVGAIDAGLVVLLGVTHDDTEDDAAYLAEKIAHLRIFEDEGGKMNRSLLEVGGAVLSVSQFTLYGDCRKGRRPNFMAAAKPDRALPLYEAFNAFLREKGVRVETGVFGAMMDVSLINDGPVTLIIDSGDKPGNE; encoded by the coding sequence ATGAGAGCGGTCATCCAGCGGGCGAAACAGGCGAGCGTCACCGTCAGCGGCGAGGTCGTTGGGGCGATTGACGCCGGGCTTGTCGTGCTGCTTGGCGTCACGCACGATGATACGGAGGATGACGCCGCCTATTTGGCGGAGAAAATCGCCCATTTACGCATTTTTGAGGATGAAGGCGGAAAAATGAACCGCTCGTTGCTTGAGGTTGGCGGGGCGGTGCTGTCGGTGTCGCAGTTCACCCTTTACGGCGACTGCCGGAAAGGGCGGCGGCCGAACTTTATGGCAGCGGCGAAACCGGATCGCGCGTTGCCGCTTTACGAGGCGTTCAACGCCTTCTTGCGCGAAAAAGGCGTCCGGGTCGAAACCGGCGTGTTCGGCGCCATGATGGACGTGTCGCTCATAAACGACGGGCCGGTCACGCTTATTATCGACAGCGGCGACAAACCGGGAAACGAATGA
- the ahpC gene encoding alkyl hydroperoxide reductase subunit C translates to MSLVGKKVEPFKAQAYHNGDFVEVTEQNFLGKWSIVCFYPADFTFVCPTELEDLQDHYATFKELGVEVYSVSTDTHFTHKAWHDTSPAISKIEYVMIGDPSHQLSRMFDVLDEEQGLAQRGTFIIDPDGVIQAVEINADGIGRKASTLIDKIKAAQYVRNHPGEVCPAKWQEGGETLKPSLDLVGKI, encoded by the coding sequence ATGTCTCTCGTAGGGAAAAAAGTAGAACCATTCAAAGCACAAGCGTATCACAACGGAGATTTTGTTGAAGTGACGGAACAAAACTTCCTCGGGAAGTGGAGCATCGTTTGCTTCTATCCGGCCGACTTTACGTTCGTATGCCCGACGGAGCTCGAGGATTTGCAAGATCATTACGCTACGTTTAAAGAACTTGGCGTCGAGGTATATTCGGTTTCGACCGATACGCACTTTACACATAAAGCATGGCATGATACATCGCCGGCGATCAGCAAAATCGAATACGTCATGATCGGCGACCCTTCGCACCAACTGTCGCGCATGTTTGATGTGCTTGACGAAGAGCAAGGACTGGCTCAACGCGGCACGTTCATCATCGATCCGGACGGCGTCATCCAAGCGGTGGAAATCAACGCTGACGGCATCGGCCGCAAAGCGAGCACGCTGATTGATAAAATCAAAGCGGCTCAATACGTGCGCAACCATCCAGGTGAAGTGTGCCCCGCAAAATGGCAAGAGGGCGGTGAAACGCTGAAACCGAGCCTTGACCTCGTTGGCAAAATTTAA